In one Cyclopterus lumpus isolate fCycLum1 chromosome 24, fCycLum1.pri, whole genome shotgun sequence genomic region, the following are encoded:
- the fam49a gene encoding protein FAM49A isoform X6 gives MGNLLKVLTCTELEQGPNFFLDFENAQPTEGEREVWNQVNSVLQVSENILFGLQAYKGAGQEIRDAIQNPNDFMLQERAWNSVCPLVIKLKKFYSFSLRLEEALQSLLECLTCPPFTPTQHLEREQALAKQFAEILHFTLRFDELKMRIPAIQNDFSYYRRTISRNRINNMNLDIESEVNNEMANRMSLFYAEATPMLKTLSNATTSFVTENKTLPLENTTDVLSTMASVCKVMLETPEYTSRFSSVDTVLFCMRVMVGVIILYDHVHPNGAFNKSSKIDMKGCIKVLKDQPADNVEGLLNALKFTTKHLNDESTPKNIRTMLQ, from the exons ATGGGGAATCTGTTAAAAGTGCTCACTTGCACAGAGCTCGAGCAGGGGCCCAATTTTTTTCTTGACTTTGAAA ATGCACAGCCAACAGAAGGAGAACGTGAGGTGTGGAACCAGGTGAACTCCGTCCTTCAGGTCTCGGAGAACATCCTGTTTGGCCTGCAGGCGTACAAAGGAGCCGGCCAGGAGATCAGAGAT GCGATTCAAAACCCCAACGACTTCATGCTGCAGGAGCGAGCCTGGAACTCAGTCTGCCCGCTAGTCATCAAGCTCAAGAAGTTCTACAGCTTCTCTCTCAGACTAG aagagGCTCTGCAGAGTTTGCTGGAGTGCCTGACCTGTCCGCCCTTCACGCCTACGCAGCACCTGGAGAGGGAGCAGGCTCTGGCCAAACAGTTTGCTGAGATCCTCCACTTCACTCTGCGCTTCGATGAGCTCAAG ATGAGAATTCCGGCCATCCAGAATGACTTCAGCTACTACAGAAGAACCATCAGTCGAAACCGGATCAACAACATGAAT TTAGACATTGAGAGTGAAGTCAACAACGAGATGGCCAACAGGATGTCTCTGTTCTACGCAGAGGCCACACCAATGCTGAAGACACTTAGCAACGCAACCACAAGCTTTGTGACAGAG AATAAGACTCTTCCACTGGAGAACACAACAGACGTTCTCAGCACCATGGCCAGCGTCTGTAAAGTCATGCTGGAGACGCC GGAATATACTAGTCGTTTCAGCAGCGTGGACACAGTCTTGTTTTGCATGAGGGTCATGGTGGGAGTCATCATTCTTTATGACCATGTCCACCCCAACGGCGCCTTCAACAAGTCCTCCAAGATAGAC ATGAAAGGCTGCATAAAGGTCCTGAAGGACCAGCCGGCAGACAACGTGGAAGGCCTCCTGAATGCCCTCAA ATTCACCACCAAACACCTGAACGACGAGTCCACTCCGAAGAACATCCGGACGATGCTCCAGTAG
- the fam49a gene encoding protein FAM49A isoform X5 yields the protein MLQERAWNSVCPLVIKLKKFYSFSLRLEEALQSLLECLTCPPFTPTQHLEREQALAKQFAEILHFTLRFDELKMRIPAIQNDFSYYRRTISRNRINNMNLDIESEVNNEMANRMSLFYAEATPMLKTLSNATTSFVTENKTLPLENTTDVLSTMASVCKVMLETPEYTSRFSSVDTVLFCMRVMVGVIILYDHVHPNGAFNKSSKIDMKGCIKVLKDQPADNVEGLLNALKFTTKHLNDESTPKNIRTMLQ from the exons ATGCTGCAGGAGCGAGCCTGGAACTCAGTCTGCCCGCTAGTCATCAAGCTCAAGAAGTTCTACAGCTTCTCTCTCAGACTAG aagagGCTCTGCAGAGTTTGCTGGAGTGCCTGACCTGTCCGCCCTTCACGCCTACGCAGCACCTGGAGAGGGAGCAGGCTCTGGCCAAACAGTTTGCTGAGATCCTCCACTTCACTCTGCGCTTCGATGAGCTCAAG ATGAGAATTCCGGCCATCCAGAATGACTTCAGCTACTACAGAAGAACCATCAGTCGAAACCGGATCAACAACATGAAT TTAGACATTGAGAGTGAAGTCAACAACGAGATGGCCAACAGGATGTCTCTGTTCTACGCAGAGGCCACACCAATGCTGAAGACACTTAGCAACGCAACCACAAGCTTTGTGACAGAG AATAAGACTCTTCCACTGGAGAACACAACAGACGTTCTCAGCACCATGGCCAGCGTCTGTAAAGTCATGCTGGAGACGCC GGAATATACTAGTCGTTTCAGCAGCGTGGACACAGTCTTGTTTTGCATGAGGGTCATGGTGGGAGTCATCATTCTTTATGACCATGTCCACCCCAACGGCGCCTTCAACAAGTCCTCCAAGATAGAC ATGAAAGGCTGCATAAAGGTCCTGAAGGACCAGCCGGCAGACAACGTGGAAGGCCTCCTGAATGCCCTCAA ATTCACCACCAAACACCTGAACGACGAGTCCACTCCGAAGAACATCCGGACGATGCTCCAGTAG
- the fam49a gene encoding protein FAM49A isoform X4, producing the protein MGNLLKVLTRDIENYPHFFLDFENAQPTEGEREVWNQVNSVLQVSENILFGLQAYKGAGQEIRDAIQNPNDFMLQERAWNSVCPLVIKLKKFYSFSLRLEEALQSLLECLTCPPFTPTQHLEREQALAKQFAEILHFTLRFDELKMRIPAIQNDFSYYRRTISRNRINNMNLDIESEVNNEMANRMSLFYAEATPMLKTLSNATTSFVTENKTLPLENTTDVLSTMASVCKVMLETPRFSSVDTVLFCMRVMVGVIILYDHVHPNGAFNKSSKIDMKGCIKVLKDQPADNVEGLLNALKFTTKHLNDESTPKNIRTMLQ; encoded by the exons ATGGGTAACCTGCTAAAAGTCCTAACAAGGGATATAGAGAACTATCCACACTTTTTCCTGGACTTTGAAA ATGCACAGCCAACAGAAGGAGAACGTGAGGTGTGGAACCAGGTGAACTCCGTCCTTCAGGTCTCGGAGAACATCCTGTTTGGCCTGCAGGCGTACAAAGGAGCCGGCCAGGAGATCAGAGAT GCGATTCAAAACCCCAACGACTTCATGCTGCAGGAGCGAGCCTGGAACTCAGTCTGCCCGCTAGTCATCAAGCTCAAGAAGTTCTACAGCTTCTCTCTCAGACTAG aagagGCTCTGCAGAGTTTGCTGGAGTGCCTGACCTGTCCGCCCTTCACGCCTACGCAGCACCTGGAGAGGGAGCAGGCTCTGGCCAAACAGTTTGCTGAGATCCTCCACTTCACTCTGCGCTTCGATGAGCTCAAG ATGAGAATTCCGGCCATCCAGAATGACTTCAGCTACTACAGAAGAACCATCAGTCGAAACCGGATCAACAACATGAAT TTAGACATTGAGAGTGAAGTCAACAACGAGATGGCCAACAGGATGTCTCTGTTCTACGCAGAGGCCACACCAATGCTGAAGACACTTAGCAACGCAACCACAAGCTTTGTGACAGAG AATAAGACTCTTCCACTGGAGAACACAACAGACGTTCTCAGCACCATGGCCAGCGTCTGTAAAGTCATGCTGGAGACGCC TCGTTTCAGCAGCGTGGACACAGTCTTGTTTTGCATGAGGGTCATGGTGGGAGTCATCATTCTTTATGACCATGTCCACCCCAACGGCGCCTTCAACAAGTCCTCCAAGATAGAC ATGAAAGGCTGCATAAAGGTCCTGAAGGACCAGCCGGCAGACAACGTGGAAGGCCTCCTGAATGCCCTCAA ATTCACCACCAAACACCTGAACGACGAGTCCACTCCGAAGAACATCCGGACGATGCTCCAGTAG
- the fbxo16 gene encoding F-box only protein 16, which produces MKSTLSTWTPLNHPLSNTKLFEERRSLLAKWFDRWSGGQRKAVLEDLVLSCSVEQLRFLNVSVSRRLPLQAADLCCLLPRALCLYLFSFLDPRSLCRCARVSWHWWSIVELDQLWMPKCVRRGWCISFSPAPLEQGVWKRHYIQTVQELQAASAQQQFVAPHVSAVGGRREGPSGPAFIREEPSASTTQPPGSISRTGLRKEKLPWRDSDRRPRDTLRFNYLDNLDPLDPLEPLDPLEPLDPLDSLEPLDPLEPLDPSEQALKAAVTSGAARSQRTRSEALYKLHEANALVHHAPSITTTSPLRLGPPRLNQRGRRGVNVGGLSGDRATSRHHELWNSVYTESTLMMLREMKPKDADEGVWGDRGHCALS; this is translated from the exons ATGAAGAGCACACTGAGCACCTGGACCCCTCTGAACCACCCGCTGTCCAACACCAAG ctGTTTGAAGAGAGGCGCAGCCTTCTGGCAAAGTGG TTCGACAGGTGGTCCGGCGGCCAGAGGAAGGCGGTGCTGGAGGACTTGGTGCTGAGCTGTTCGGTGGAGCAGCTCCGGTTCCTGAACGTCAGCGTGAGCAGACGGCTCCCCCTGCAGGCCGCAGACCTGTGCTGCCTGCTGCCCAGAGCCCTCTGCCTCTacctcttctccttcctggaCCCACGCAGCCTCTGTCGGTGTGCCCGG GTGAGCTGGCACTGGTGGAGCATAGTGGAACTGGACCAGCTGTGGATGCCCAAGTGTGTGAGGCGGGGCTGGTGCATCAGCTTCTCCCCCGCCCCTCTGGAGCAGGGCGTCTGGAAGAGACACTACATCCAGACGGTGCAGGAGCTGCAG GCCGCCTCAGCCCAGCAGCAGTTTGTGGCTCCACACGTTTCAGCCGTCGGCGGTAGACGTGAGGGTCCGTCAGGACCAGCCTTCATCAGAGAGGAGCCTTCAGCGTCCACCACCCAACCCCCCGGAAGCATCTCCAGGACGGGATTAAGAAAAGAGAAGCTGCCGTGGAGAGACTCCGACAGACGTCCCAGAGACACACTGCGCTTCAACTACCTGGACAAcctggaccctctggaccccCTGGAGCCCCTGGACCCTCTGGAGCCCCTGGACCCTCTGGACTCCCTGGAGCCCCTGGACCCTCTGGAGCCCCTGGACCCCAGTGAACAAGCTCTCAAAGC GGCCGTGACCAGCGGAGCCGCACGGAGCCAGAGGACGCGGTCTGAGGCGCTCTACAAGCTGCACGAAGCCAACGCGCTGGTACACCACGCTCCATCCATCACCACCACGAGCCCACTGCGACTGGGACCCCCACGTCTGAAtcaaagggggaggaggggggtaaaCGTTGGGGGACTCTCTGGAGACCGTGCAACCAGCAGGCATCATGAATTATGGAACAGCGTTTACACAGAGAGCACGTTAATGATGCTCAGAGAGATGAAGCCAAAGGATGCTGATGAAGGGGTTTGGGGGGATAGGGGACACTGTGCTCTTTCATAG
- the fam49a gene encoding protein FAM49A isoform X1, whose translation MGNLLKVLTRDIENYPHFFLDFENLASTGAKQRKQPRHIPCVPVVTVQELYAQPTEGEREVWNQVNSVLQVSENILFGLQAYKGAGQEIRDAIQNPNDFMLQERAWNSVCPLVIKLKKFYSFSLRLEEALQSLLECLTCPPFTPTQHLEREQALAKQFAEILHFTLRFDELKMRIPAIQNDFSYYRRTISRNRINNMNLDIESEVNNEMANRMSLFYAEATPMLKTLSNATTSFVTENKTLPLENTTDVLSTMASVCKVMLETPEYTSRFSSVDTVLFCMRVMVGVIILYDHVHPNGAFNKSSKIDMKGCIKVLKDQPADNVEGLLNALKFTTKHLNDESTPKNIRTMLQ comes from the exons ATGGGTAACCTGCTAAAAGTCCTAACAAGGGATATAGAGAACTATCCACACTTTTTCCTGGACTTTGAAA ACCTCGCATCAACTGGAGCAAAGCAGCGCAAACAGCCGAGACATATTCCCTGTGTTCCAGTCGTAACCGTCCAGGAACTAT ATGCACAGCCAACAGAAGGAGAACGTGAGGTGTGGAACCAGGTGAACTCCGTCCTTCAGGTCTCGGAGAACATCCTGTTTGGCCTGCAGGCGTACAAAGGAGCCGGCCAGGAGATCAGAGAT GCGATTCAAAACCCCAACGACTTCATGCTGCAGGAGCGAGCCTGGAACTCAGTCTGCCCGCTAGTCATCAAGCTCAAGAAGTTCTACAGCTTCTCTCTCAGACTAG aagagGCTCTGCAGAGTTTGCTGGAGTGCCTGACCTGTCCGCCCTTCACGCCTACGCAGCACCTGGAGAGGGAGCAGGCTCTGGCCAAACAGTTTGCTGAGATCCTCCACTTCACTCTGCGCTTCGATGAGCTCAAG ATGAGAATTCCGGCCATCCAGAATGACTTCAGCTACTACAGAAGAACCATCAGTCGAAACCGGATCAACAACATGAAT TTAGACATTGAGAGTGAAGTCAACAACGAGATGGCCAACAGGATGTCTCTGTTCTACGCAGAGGCCACACCAATGCTGAAGACACTTAGCAACGCAACCACAAGCTTTGTGACAGAG AATAAGACTCTTCCACTGGAGAACACAACAGACGTTCTCAGCACCATGGCCAGCGTCTGTAAAGTCATGCTGGAGACGCC GGAATATACTAGTCGTTTCAGCAGCGTGGACACAGTCTTGTTTTGCATGAGGGTCATGGTGGGAGTCATCATTCTTTATGACCATGTCCACCCCAACGGCGCCTTCAACAAGTCCTCCAAGATAGAC ATGAAAGGCTGCATAAAGGTCCTGAAGGACCAGCCGGCAGACAACGTGGAAGGCCTCCTGAATGCCCTCAA ATTCACCACCAAACACCTGAACGACGAGTCCACTCCGAAGAACATCCGGACGATGCTCCAGTAG
- the fam49a gene encoding protein FAM49A isoform X3, with amino-acid sequence MGNLLKVLTRDIENYPHFFLDFENAQPTEGEREVWNQVNSVLQVSENILFGLQAYKGAGQEIRDAIQNPNDFMLQERAWNSVCPLVIKLKKFYSFSLRLEEALQSLLECLTCPPFTPTQHLEREQALAKQFAEILHFTLRFDELKMRIPAIQNDFSYYRRTISRNRINNMNLDIESEVNNEMANRMSLFYAEATPMLKTLSNATTSFVTENKTLPLENTTDVLSTMASVCKVMLETPEYTSRFSSVDTVLFCMRVMVGVIILYDHVHPNGAFNKSSKIDMKGCIKVLKDQPADNVEGLLNALKFTTKHLNDESTPKNIRTMLQ; translated from the exons ATGGGTAACCTGCTAAAAGTCCTAACAAGGGATATAGAGAACTATCCACACTTTTTCCTGGACTTTGAAA ATGCACAGCCAACAGAAGGAGAACGTGAGGTGTGGAACCAGGTGAACTCCGTCCTTCAGGTCTCGGAGAACATCCTGTTTGGCCTGCAGGCGTACAAAGGAGCCGGCCAGGAGATCAGAGAT GCGATTCAAAACCCCAACGACTTCATGCTGCAGGAGCGAGCCTGGAACTCAGTCTGCCCGCTAGTCATCAAGCTCAAGAAGTTCTACAGCTTCTCTCTCAGACTAG aagagGCTCTGCAGAGTTTGCTGGAGTGCCTGACCTGTCCGCCCTTCACGCCTACGCAGCACCTGGAGAGGGAGCAGGCTCTGGCCAAACAGTTTGCTGAGATCCTCCACTTCACTCTGCGCTTCGATGAGCTCAAG ATGAGAATTCCGGCCATCCAGAATGACTTCAGCTACTACAGAAGAACCATCAGTCGAAACCGGATCAACAACATGAAT TTAGACATTGAGAGTGAAGTCAACAACGAGATGGCCAACAGGATGTCTCTGTTCTACGCAGAGGCCACACCAATGCTGAAGACACTTAGCAACGCAACCACAAGCTTTGTGACAGAG AATAAGACTCTTCCACTGGAGAACACAACAGACGTTCTCAGCACCATGGCCAGCGTCTGTAAAGTCATGCTGGAGACGCC GGAATATACTAGTCGTTTCAGCAGCGTGGACACAGTCTTGTTTTGCATGAGGGTCATGGTGGGAGTCATCATTCTTTATGACCATGTCCACCCCAACGGCGCCTTCAACAAGTCCTCCAAGATAGAC ATGAAAGGCTGCATAAAGGTCCTGAAGGACCAGCCGGCAGACAACGTGGAAGGCCTCCTGAATGCCCTCAA ATTCACCACCAAACACCTGAACGACGAGTCCACTCCGAAGAACATCCGGACGATGCTCCAGTAG
- the fam49a gene encoding protein FAM49A isoform X2 gives MGNLLKVLTRDIENYPHFFLDFENLASTGAKQRKQPRHIPCVPVVTVQELYAQPTEGEREVWNQVNSVLQVSENILFGLQAYKGAGQEIRDAIQNPNDFMLQERAWNSVCPLVIKLKKFYSFSLRLEEALQSLLECLTCPPFTPTQHLEREQALAKQFAEILHFTLRFDELKMRIPAIQNDFSYYRRTISRNRINNMNLDIESEVNNEMANRMSLFYAEATPMLKTLSNATTSFVTENKTLPLENTTDVLSTMASVCKVMLETPRFSSVDTVLFCMRVMVGVIILYDHVHPNGAFNKSSKIDMKGCIKVLKDQPADNVEGLLNALKFTTKHLNDESTPKNIRTMLQ, from the exons ATGGGTAACCTGCTAAAAGTCCTAACAAGGGATATAGAGAACTATCCACACTTTTTCCTGGACTTTGAAA ACCTCGCATCAACTGGAGCAAAGCAGCGCAAACAGCCGAGACATATTCCCTGTGTTCCAGTCGTAACCGTCCAGGAACTAT ATGCACAGCCAACAGAAGGAGAACGTGAGGTGTGGAACCAGGTGAACTCCGTCCTTCAGGTCTCGGAGAACATCCTGTTTGGCCTGCAGGCGTACAAAGGAGCCGGCCAGGAGATCAGAGAT GCGATTCAAAACCCCAACGACTTCATGCTGCAGGAGCGAGCCTGGAACTCAGTCTGCCCGCTAGTCATCAAGCTCAAGAAGTTCTACAGCTTCTCTCTCAGACTAG aagagGCTCTGCAGAGTTTGCTGGAGTGCCTGACCTGTCCGCCCTTCACGCCTACGCAGCACCTGGAGAGGGAGCAGGCTCTGGCCAAACAGTTTGCTGAGATCCTCCACTTCACTCTGCGCTTCGATGAGCTCAAG ATGAGAATTCCGGCCATCCAGAATGACTTCAGCTACTACAGAAGAACCATCAGTCGAAACCGGATCAACAACATGAAT TTAGACATTGAGAGTGAAGTCAACAACGAGATGGCCAACAGGATGTCTCTGTTCTACGCAGAGGCCACACCAATGCTGAAGACACTTAGCAACGCAACCACAAGCTTTGTGACAGAG AATAAGACTCTTCCACTGGAGAACACAACAGACGTTCTCAGCACCATGGCCAGCGTCTGTAAAGTCATGCTGGAGACGCC TCGTTTCAGCAGCGTGGACACAGTCTTGTTTTGCATGAGGGTCATGGTGGGAGTCATCATTCTTTATGACCATGTCCACCCCAACGGCGCCTTCAACAAGTCCTCCAAGATAGAC ATGAAAGGCTGCATAAAGGTCCTGAAGGACCAGCCGGCAGACAACGTGGAAGGCCTCCTGAATGCCCTCAA ATTCACCACCAAACACCTGAACGACGAGTCCACTCCGAAGAACATCCGGACGATGCTCCAGTAG